From Pseudoleptotrichia goodfellowii, a single genomic window includes:
- a CDS encoding SDR family NAD(P)-dependent oxidoreductase, which produces MAKKILITGGAGFIGSHIAERFDKENYEIIIVDNLVGGKKENISHLKNIRFYEVDVRDRESLEKVFEKNKEINYVFHEAAQVSVSVSVENPHYDADENVLGLINVLDMCRKYSVEKVLFASTAAAYGIPETSVSAEDSKIAPLAPYGLTKVFGEHYIRMYHDLFGLNYVIFRYANVYGPRQSAHGEAGVVSIFNDRMKVEQEIFIDGDGEQTRDFIYVRDIAEANYVCAVESVINKTLNVSTNAKTSINELFNYMKKYSGYKKEANYREPRKGDIRDSRLDNTKLKSNTSWNYKYSLEKGLKEYAEYEKK; this is translated from the coding sequence ATGGCAAAAAAAATACTTATAACAGGGGGAGCAGGATTTATAGGCTCTCATATAGCTGAAAGATTTGACAAAGAAAATTATGAAATAATAATAGTTGATAATCTTGTCGGCGGAAAAAAGGAAAATATTTCTCATTTGAAAAATATAAGATTTTATGAAGTTGATGTTAGGGATAGAGAAAGTTTGGAAAAAGTTTTCGAGAAAAATAAAGAAATAAATTATGTATTTCATGAGGCAGCACAGGTAAGTGTATCGGTGTCTGTGGAAAATCCTCATTATGATGCCGATGAGAACGTGTTAGGACTTATAAATGTCCTTGATATGTGCAGAAAGTACAGTGTCGAAAAAGTTCTTTTTGCAAGTACGGCTGCTGCATACGGTATTCCTGAAACAAGTGTATCTGCTGAGGACTCTAAAATAGCACCTCTCGCTCCTTATGGATTGACAAAGGTTTTCGGCGAACATTATATTAGAATGTATCACGATTTATTCGGGCTTAATTATGTTATATTCAGATATGCCAATGTTTACGGACCGAGACAAAGTGCTCACGGAGAAGCAGGAGTAGTTTCCATATTTAACGACAGAATGAAGGTCGAACAGGAAATATTTATAGACGGTGACGGAGAACAGACAAGAGATTTTATATATGTGAGAGATATTGCTGAAGCTAATTATGTTTGTGCTGTGGAAAGTGTAATAAATAAAACTTTGAATGTTTCAACAAATGCGAAAACATCTATAAATGAACTGTTTAATTATATGAAAAAATATTCGGGATATAAAAAAGAAGCAAATTACAGAGAGCCGAGAAAAGGAGACATAAGAGATTCCAGACTTGACAATACAAAACTTAAATCGAATACTTCATGGAATTACAAATATTCTTTGGAAAAAGGCTTGAAAGAATATGCCGAATATGAAAAGAAATAA
- a CDS encoding class I SAM-dependent methyltransferase, which yields MSRQNIYDNDIFFQGYKKIREKENNMNDTVEKPMLFSLLPDLKNKKVLDLGCGYGENCVKFIKMGAEKVVGIDISEKMLDIAQKENSDEKVVYLNLAMEDISQINEKFDIIVSSLAFHYVENYEKLVSDIYNLMNNGGYLVFTQEHPLVTCHSTGERWTKDEEDNKMYANISNYTISGKRESVWFIDNVTIYHRNFSDLINVLIETGFKMEKIVESIGVDNVHRPDFIAFKALKD from the coding sequence ATGTCAAGGCAAAATATATATGATAATGATATATTTTTTCAGGGATATAAGAAAATAAGGGAAAAAGAAAATAATATGAACGATACTGTAGAAAAACCTATGTTATTTTCATTGCTTCCCGATTTGAAAAATAAAAAAGTTCTGGATTTAGGTTGCGGATACGGAGAAAACTGTGTAAAATTTATTAAAATGGGAGCAGAAAAAGTTGTCGGAATTGATATTTCGGAAAAAATGCTTGATATTGCACAAAAAGAAAATTCTGATGAAAAAGTTGTATATTTGAATTTGGCAATGGAAGATATATCCCAAATTAATGAAAAATTTGATATTATTGTAAGTTCATTGGCATTTCATTATGTTGAAAATTATGAAAAATTAGTTAGTGATATTTACAATTTGATGAATAATGGCGGTTATCTTGTTTTTACACAGGAACATCCGTTAGTGACTTGCCATAGTACAGGTGAACGTTGGACAAAAGATGAAGAGGATAATAAAATGTATGCAAATATATCAAATTACACAATTTCAGGAAAAAGGGAAAGTGTATGGTTTATAGATAATGTTACAATATACCATAGAAATTTTTCGGATTTGATTAATGTTTTGATTGAAACAGGATTTAAAATGGAAAAAATCGTTGAATCTATTGGAGTTGATAATGTTCATAGACCTGATTTTATAGCTTTTAAAGCACTGAAAGATTAA
- a CDS encoding DUF4298 domain-containing protein gives MDKIKNIENMEKILNNTENIFKEFQAVLDKLEKNQKDYKKLITYYGSEEWFSDVEDSNNNLLPKDLKCGVLSEDAVYNMISDNHELAVKMLEIATEMIKRD, from the coding sequence ATGGATAAAATAAAAAATATAGAAAATATGGAAAAAATTCTGAATAATACAGAGAATATATTCAAGGAATTTCAAGCAGTATTGGATAAACTTGAAAAAAATCAAAAGGATTATAAAAAATTAATTACATATTACGGCAGCGAAGAATGGTTTTCCGATGTAGAAGATTCTAATAATAATCTTTTACCGAAAGACTTGAAATGCGGAGTTTTAAGTGAAGATGCCGTTTATAATATGATTAGTGATAATCATGAGTTGGCTGTGAAAATGTTG
- a CDS encoding sugar transferase produces the protein MKEEEKMAASGVRRNFSYLFGFLTVAMYFLGLFIINRGLSFKNALIIVMALIAYYIANVYNVAVGKYRLRDMATVIVINFILMCITTFVKIFSLNEGIILFGIISIFQIVFRYVVIMGVVEKQKIIFVGENDYTKDLSDSIKNDGQYRFLGLLKEDDPKLRETILKIYKVNKPDIIVDFTENLLIEPKFVDKLLQYKLNGLQYYNYREFYETYENKLPISHLSPKWFLENSGFEIYHNNFNLKAKRLLDLFFAFLIGVCVAPIMLIAAIIVKLESKGPVFFIQERIGEGNKKFNIVKFRSMTTDAEKDGPKWATKNDNRVTKFGKIMRLTRIDELPQLWNVFRGEMSFVGPRPEREYFIQQLEKEIPYYNLRHTVKPGLTGWAQVMYPYGASVEDAYRKLQYDLYYIKHHDILFDMKVLLKTVTIVIFGKGR, from the coding sequence ATGAAAGAGGAAGAAAAAATGGCAGCAAGCGGCGTTAGAAGAAATTTTTCTTATTTATTCGGATTTTTAACTGTAGCAATGTATTTTTTAGGACTATTTATTATAAACAGAGGATTGAGTTTTAAAAATGCTCTTATAATAGTTATGGCTCTGATAGCCTATTATATAGCAAATGTCTATAATGTAGCCGTAGGGAAATACAGATTGAGAGATATGGCTACAGTAATAGTAATAAACTTTATACTCATGTGTATCACTACTTTTGTTAAAATATTCAGCTTAAATGAAGGAATTATACTGTTCGGGATTATCAGTATATTTCAGATTGTGTTTAGATATGTAGTAATAATGGGAGTAGTAGAAAAACAGAAAATAATATTTGTCGGAGAAAATGACTATACGAAAGATTTGTCGGACAGTATAAAAAATGACGGTCAGTATAGATTTTTAGGACTTCTTAAAGAAGACGATCCTAAATTAAGAGAAACTATATTGAAAATTTACAAAGTCAATAAACCGGATATAATAGTTGATTTTACTGAAAATCTGCTTATAGAACCTAAATTTGTGGATAAACTTCTTCAATATAAACTGAACGGGCTGCAATATTACAATTATCGCGAATTTTATGAAACTTATGAAAATAAATTGCCGATTTCTCATTTAAGTCCTAAATGGTTTTTGGAAAACAGCGGTTTTGAAATATACCACAATAACTTTAATTTGAAGGCTAAAAGACTGCTTGATTTATTTTTTGCTTTTTTAATAGGAGTATGTGTAGCACCGATAATGTTAATAGCTGCAATTATAGTAAAACTTGAGTCAAAAGGTCCCGTATTTTTTATTCAGGAGAGAATCGGTGAAGGAAATAAAAAATTTAATATTGTGAAGTTTCGTTCGATGACTACCGATGCGGAAAAAGATGGTCCCAAATGGGCGACAAAAAATGACAACAGAGTTACAAAATTCGGGAAAATAATGCGACTTACTAGGATAGACGAACTTCCTCAACTGTGGAATGTATTTAGAGGGGAAATGAGCTTTGTCGGTCCGAGGCCTGAAAGAGAATATTTTATACAACAATTGGAAAAAGAAATACCTTATTATAATTTACGACATACTGTAAAACCGGGACTTACAGGTTGGGCTCAGGTAATGTATCCTTACGGAGCCAGTGTGGAAGATGCTTACAGAAAATTGCAATATGATTTATACTATATAAAACATCATGATATACTGTTTGACATGAAAGTATTGCTAAAAACAGTAACGATAGTTATTTTCGGAAAGGGAAGATAG
- a CDS encoding MlaA family lipoprotein, with protein MKNKKNKLLTVAALLILATSAEAAKSEVLKPYTEENNTLTQMVEEEVNDDTFVQFVDGEVIEEPGKSVDKVEKNNLSTNKKFKNKEYAVNYFLSDKDEYGIIASNIDVLDEQYIISDKVFDLMNIDDSWEPFNRRMYAFNTQFDKKVAYPVSKVYSAVVPQPIRKGIANFYNNFKEIPTAINSLLQLNPKKAVNALGRFAINSTVGILGTNDVATKIGLKKNIETMGDTLGHYGVPTGSYLVLPVLGPSTIRDAIGSLPDAAMEGVVRRVAEKELFFDTKIFDKNIYGFTRPVVTGLNARSLVDFRYGDLNSPFEYDLVKAIYYNYRKLQVIK; from the coding sequence ATGAAAAATAAAAAGAATAAGTTATTGACAGTGGCGGCATTATTAATTTTGGCGACAAGTGCCGAAGCTGCAAAATCTGAAGTTTTAAAGCCTTACACAGAAGAAAATAATACTTTGACTCAAATGGTTGAAGAAGAAGTAAATGACGATACTTTTGTTCAGTTTGTAGACGGAGAAGTTATAGAAGAACCGGGAAAAAGCGTAGATAAAGTTGAAAAAAATAATTTAAGTACAAATAAAAAATTCAAAAATAAAGAATATGCTGTAAATTATTTTTTGTCGGATAAAGATGAGTACGGAATAATAGCAAGTAATATAGATGTTTTGGATGAACAGTATATTATTTCCGACAAAGTGTTCGATTTAATGAATATTGATGATTCATGGGAGCCTTTTAATAGAAGAATGTATGCTTTCAATACTCAATTTGATAAAAAAGTGGCTTATCCTGTATCGAAAGTGTACAGTGCAGTTGTTCCTCAGCCTATAAGAAAAGGAATAGCAAATTTTTATAATAACTTTAAAGAAATACCTACTGCAATAAATTCGTTGTTGCAGTTAAACCCGAAAAAAGCGGTTAATGCATTGGGAAGATTTGCAATAAACTCAACTGTAGGTATATTGGGAACAAATGATGTGGCTACAAAAATCGGATTGAAAAAGAATATCGAAACAATGGGAGATACACTGGGTCACTACGGAGTGCCGACAGGATCGTATCTTGTGCTGCCTGTATTGGGACCGAGCACTATAAGAGATGCCATCGGGAGTCTGCCTGACGCAGCAATGGAGGGAGTTGTAAGAAGAGTGGCTGAAAAGGAACTGTTTTTCGACACGAAAATCTTTGATAAAAATATTTACGGATTTACAAGACCTGTAGTAACAGGACTTAATGCAAGATCTCTAGTAGATTTCAGATACGGTGATTTGAACTCCCCTTTTGAATATGATTTGGTAAAAGCTATATATTATAATTATAGAAAATTGCAGGTTATTAAGTAG
- the smc gene encoding chromosome segregation protein SMC yields MHLKALELAGFKSFADKTVVEFNRGITSIVGPNGSGKSNILDAILWVLGEQSYKNIRAKESSDVIFSGGKNKKAKSMAEVSLIIENEDGYLDIDFSEIKITRRIYKSGENEYFINNRKARLKDINNLFMDTGIGKQAYSIIGQGRVERIIGSNPRELKEIIEEAAGVKRAKVEKEESEKKLKEVKSEIEKITYVEKDLETRVKYLKDEGMKARLYKTYTEKIDVHRLMILEYNINEKEIARKKYTSEKEELKSIIDGIQENLEVKKENLGKLNEKREKAYEKVEIEKNKNFDMFKEIETLKNEYSELKNGYSNLETEANEKQKRKAVLEKDIDEKKEMLDSSKIELESITKELTEKEKEKNEVDKKVQDLKDKKDRITADLKEKNQENQDFEIEKFRATADNEDLEKRISTAEHTNKRLIGDKESAEKEFNSINVKKQEFELKRNEKEKEKNELEKEIDNINNGIEILQKRYEGLNKEKNELNYKYETLNAKKRANENVIESNETFAKSIKYILNENYEGVIGVFVNLINIPDGYEEAVQTLSGGSFQDIVVKNTDIGKKCIDILKEKKIGRASFLPIDGVKVFRITDELPKNEGVIDFARNIVKYDKSIEKIVHFVYGNSLVVKNIETGTKLLKEGYNDRIVTLEGDIITARGRMTGGYSNKGKNEFLERKKELNTIIGSMAVIEKELKEKDEEALKISERLKQGELKKEEKSSEYKVISDEYKAFLEEYNSFTADFNKKQREIETLNYEIAENEKTVKERKEKIVENKEIVKNAEENIIKNSIIIKELQNELEKFEDLTEYLNELNKIDTEYKILKVKTENNQLRYKEIEKDYQKLINEQNELTEFEKKRDSLSEEFQRKISEKKEEIQKKNVENENLNQMIKVLEKDIKKYENEERELIKEVNDIEMKIFGEKNKHEKVSENLIKAEKDLEYFTGELENIENLSVKENPEYKMIENETELQNIKRKLSMNEKSRMEMGSVNLAAIEEYERENTRYNELVDQKRDLSESRESLLTLIRDIENEIIEKFSVAFEEINKNFEYMCRTILNGARGVIRLLNSENILETGLELSVKYKNKPEQTLLLLSGGEKSMLAVSFIMAIFMFKPSPFTFFDEIEAALDEENTKKIVKLLNRFIEKSQFILITHNKETMKGSHRLYGVTMNKEIGESRLISVDV; encoded by the coding sequence ATGCATTTAAAAGCATTAGAACTTGCAGGATTTAAGTCGTTTGCAGATAAAACGGTAGTTGAATTTAACAGAGGGATAACTTCGATTGTGGGACCTAACGGAAGCGGAAAGAGTAATATTTTGGACGCTATTTTGTGGGTTTTGGGAGAACAGAGCTATAAAAACATAAGAGCAAAAGAAAGTTCCGACGTTATATTTTCCGGAGGGAAAAATAAAAAGGCAAAATCAATGGCTGAAGTCAGTCTTATTATTGAAAATGAGGACGGTTATCTGGACATAGATTTTTCGGAAATAAAAATTACGAGAAGGATATATAAAAGTGGCGAAAACGAGTATTTTATAAATAACAGAAAAGCAAGGCTGAAAGACATAAATAATCTTTTTATGGATACCGGTATAGGAAAACAGGCTTATTCCATAATCGGACAGGGTAGAGTGGAAAGAATTATAGGCTCCAATCCGAGAGAATTGAAAGAAATTATAGAAGAAGCTGCCGGAGTAAAAAGAGCCAAAGTTGAAAAAGAAGAATCCGAAAAGAAATTAAAAGAAGTGAAAAGTGAAATAGAAAAAATAACTTATGTGGAAAAAGATTTGGAAACAAGAGTTAAATATTTAAAAGATGAGGGAATGAAAGCAAGACTTTATAAGACTTATACTGAAAAAATCGATGTTCATAGACTCATGATTTTGGAATACAATATAAATGAAAAAGAAATTGCAAGGAAAAAATATACTTCGGAAAAAGAAGAACTGAAAAGTATAATTGACGGAATACAGGAAAATCTTGAAGTGAAAAAAGAAAATCTGGGAAAACTCAACGAAAAAAGAGAAAAGGCATATGAAAAAGTTGAAATAGAAAAAAATAAAAATTTTGATATGTTCAAAGAGATAGAAACTCTTAAAAATGAATATTCAGAATTAAAAAACGGATATTCCAATCTGGAAACCGAAGCTAACGAAAAACAGAAAAGAAAAGCTGTTTTGGAAAAAGATATAGATGAAAAAAAAGAGATGCTGGACAGTTCAAAAATAGAGTTGGAAAGTATAACAAAGGAATTAACCGAAAAAGAAAAGGAAAAAAACGAAGTCGATAAAAAAGTACAGGATCTGAAAGATAAGAAAGATAGAATAACAGCCGATTTAAAAGAGAAAAATCAGGAAAATCAGGATTTTGAAATAGAGAAATTTAGAGCGACTGCAGATAATGAAGATCTGGAAAAAAGAATAAGCACTGCAGAACATACAAATAAAAGGCTTATCGGCGATAAAGAAAGTGCAGAAAAAGAATTTAACAGCATTAATGTTAAAAAGCAGGAATTTGAACTCAAAAGAAATGAAAAAGAAAAAGAAAAAAATGAACTGGAAAAAGAAATCGATAATATAAACAACGGAATTGAAATTTTACAGAAAAGATATGAAGGATTAAATAAAGAAAAAAATGAACTGAATTATAAATATGAAACTTTAAATGCAAAAAAAAGAGCGAATGAGAATGTTATAGAAAGTAATGAAACTTTTGCGAAAAGTATAAAATATATATTGAATGAAAATTATGAAGGAGTAATCGGGGTTTTTGTAAATCTGATAAATATTCCCGACGGTTACGAAGAAGCTGTACAAACTTTGTCGGGAGGCTCTTTTCAGGATATAGTAGTAAAAAATACGGATATTGGGAAAAAATGTATTGATATACTGAAAGAAAAGAAAATAGGAAGAGCGTCATTTTTACCGATTGACGGAGTGAAAGTGTTCAGGATAACGGATGAGCTTCCTAAAAATGAAGGCGTAATAGATTTTGCGAGAAATATCGTGAAATATGATAAAAGTATTGAGAAAATAGTACATTTTGTTTATGGAAATTCTTTAGTTGTAAAAAATATCGAAACAGGAACGAAACTTTTAAAAGAAGGCTATAATGACAGGATTGTTACTCTTGAAGGAGATATAATAACTGCAAGAGGAAGAATGACAGGGGGATACTCAAACAAAGGTAAAAATGAGTTTCTGGAAAGAAAAAAAGAACTTAATACAATTATCGGTAGCATGGCCGTAATAGAAAAAGAATTAAAGGAAAAGGATGAAGAAGCACTTAAAATAAGTGAAAGATTGAAACAGGGAGAGCTGAAAAAAGAAGAAAAAAGCTCTGAATATAAAGTAATATCAGATGAATATAAAGCGTTTTTGGAAGAATACAACAGTTTTACTGCTGATTTTAATAAGAAACAGAGAGAAATAGAGACTTTGAATTATGAAATAGCCGAAAATGAAAAAACCGTAAAAGAAAGAAAAGAAAAAATAGTTGAGAATAAAGAGATTGTAAAAAATGCTGAAGAAAATATTATAAAAAACAGCATAATAATCAAAGAATTACAAAATGAACTGGAAAAATTTGAAGATTTAACAGAGTATTTGAATGAACTGAATAAAATTGACACGGAATATAAAATACTCAAAGTTAAAACCGAAAATAATCAGCTCAGATATAAAGAAATCGAAAAAGATTATCAGAAACTTATTAATGAGCAAAATGAGTTGACAGAATTTGAGAAAAAAAGAGATAGTTTAAGTGAAGAATTTCAAAGAAAAATTTCCGAAAAAAAAGAAGAGATTCAGAAAAAGAATGTTGAAAATGAGAATCTGAATCAAATGATAAAAGTTCTCGAAAAAGATATAAAAAAATATGAAAATGAAGAAAGAGAACTTATTAAGGAAGTAAATGATATAGAGATGAAAATATTCGGAGAAAAGAATAAGCATGAAAAAGTTTCGGAAAACCTTATAAAAGCTGAAAAAGATTTGGAATATTTTACAGGGGAACTTGAAAATATTGAAAATCTTTCGGTTAAAGAAAATCCCGAATATAAAATGATTGAAAATGAAACGGAACTTCAAAATATAAAAAGAAAACTTTCTATGAATGAAAAAAGCAGAATGGAAATGGGAAGTGTGAATCTTGCAGCGATAGAAGAATACGAAAGAGAAAATACAAGATATAATGAGCTGGTCGATCAGAAAAGGGATTTATCTGAAAGCAGAGAATCACTGCTGACACTTATAAGAGATATTGAAAATGAAATAATCGAAAAATTTTCCGTAGCATTTGAAGAAATTAACAAAAATTTTGAATACATGTGTAGAACTATATTAAACGGAGCCAGAGGAGTAATAAGATTACTTAACTCGGAAAATATACTGGAAACGGGATTGGAACTAAGTGTAAAATACAAAAATAAACCTGAACAGACTTTGCTTTTACTGTCAGGAGGAGAAAAATCCATGTTGGCAGTTTCGTTTATCATGGCAATATTTATGTTTAAGCCGAGTCCTTTCACATTTTTTGATGAGATAGAGGCAGCACTGGACGAGGAAAATACGAAAAAAATAGTAAAACTGTTGAACAGATTTATTGAGAAATCACAATTTATATTAATAACTCATAACAAAGAAACAATGAAAGGTTCTCATAGACTTTACGGAGTAACGATGAACAAAGAAATCGGGGAATCGAGATTGATTTCTGTAGACGTTTAA